The Myripristis murdjan chromosome 4, fMyrMur1.1, whole genome shotgun sequence region CAGATCAGTGGACCAGTTAAAGATTCGCTGGAAAGTTCTCAAAAGTGCTTATTACAAGTGCAAGAGACAGCCTGAGTCCAACACCCCAATCAAAATACAGGGTTGGTGGCGTTATGAAAAAACAATGATTGCAATCATGGAATCGAGGCGTCCCCTAGTCGGAACTGTGCTCCACTCCGATAGGAATGATGAAGTGACAGAAGACTCGGATGGAGAGGCATCTATCCTGCACTGGCCTCAGCCCTGCCCAGACAATGCCAGTCTCAATTTGGATTTGATTGTAGGGGTGACATCGTGGATTCGGTCTTTAGAAGCCATAATTCTGTTTTGATTCCATGATTTCTTTCATCTGTTGTCCAAAGTGTCATCCTCCCCCCCTCACATCCATGCAAGATGCACTCACAAGATGCCTCTGGATTGCTCACATGTAAACGGGGGTTTAGGCAAATATAAGAGTGCCTAAAAAGAGTTGATGATGTGTCTTAACCTCTGTGCCTGCCCCCCCTTTCTGCAGATCAAAACAGACCCTGAGATGGAGTCGCAGCTGAAGATTGGCTTTATCGGTGCAGGGAACATGGCCTATGGGATAGCAAAGGGCATCTTGTCTGGTGAGTTGAGACAGAGGAGTGAAGCAGAATAGAGATATAAATGAGTGAGTTACATTCATGCATTcttgtgtttccactgcaggagatGTTCTGCCTGCAAATATGAAAGTAAGTGCGCCATCCTCCAGGAACCTGGGGCGCTTTCAGGtatgtttttcctcttctcttttttttttctaatgtccACTCTATTTTCCTCATACCTTCATATTCCTCACACAAGCTAGGACAAAGTGTTGGGGGTTGGATTTAAGTTAGGTGAGCATACCAACATGAGAGCacctgtttgtttgcattttggactgatatgaaactgagaatccatttttcatcatttattaaTCTACACCTGGCAAATGGTTGGTAATTTCACTTGAAATGCAACTCAGTTGGATATACCAATTATAATTGATGCATGTTCTGTCGATTGTCTCTTCCATTTGTTTGTCAGGAGTTGGGGATCGCAGTCACTCACTCCAACCCAGAGCTGGTTTGTAGCTCAGATGTGGTCTTCGTGGCAGTCAAACCCCACCTGGTTCCTCTTGTTCTCAACGAGGTCTCGCAGCACATCACGCAGAGGCACATCATTGTGTCTGTTGCAGCTGGAGTAACACTGGCAACGTTAGAAGATGTGAGTCCCTTTGGCCACATGCATTGGTCTATAAACTGCCTTTTAATTTAAGAATGagtaatcttgtttttgttttttttttcccctccttgttCTATTACAAGCTTCTGCCGTTCAATTCAGCGGTCCTTAGGCTGATGCCCAACCTGCCATGTTTGGTTCAAGAAGGGGCTCTCTTGTTTTCAAGGGGATCACATGCGAAGCCTGAGGATGGAGCTCTGCTTCGCTCCTTGTTGCATCGCTGtggtttggtggaggagggaccTGAAGCCTGGATTGATATCCACACAGGACTAAGTGGCAGCGGGGTTGCCTTTGTGAGTGTTAAGACTATTAGGTGTAGAAAAGATCAGTTTGTTTATTAGGATGTCTTTGTAACCTTGTGGTACAGCTTCCTTAAGACAAATTATTTTAAGACCGCATTGATGATTGAGATTGAGGCAGTCGTAACTGTTAAACTAAAATTACAGAAGTAGATTTGTTCTTCCAGCATGCCGTGAACATAGGGGAGCAGCTTTACACGTCAGTGTAAAAAATGCACCCTCAAACATATTCTAAAATAAGATTTTGAAAATGGCACACACAAATTTTGTTTTGGTGAGAAATTTTCAGTGTAAACTAAATCAAgtgtatttacaaaaaaaacaacaacaacaacaaaaactgcattGGATACATGTAAGTAGTCCATGGCCTTTCTTAGCTTATCTGTGAGCATGGAAAAGCAACCATGCTGACAAATCTCTGGAACAGCTTATGTTGGTCTGTAGTATTGATGCaaataatattcatattttcccTGTCAAAATGAGTCAGGTAGCAATTTAGAGTAGAGGTCCAACAGAAATGTCTATAGGTCCTATACTTTTCACTTGGAACACACATCGCTCAACCATCGCACTATCCTCTGCTGTTGAGTGTTCAGGGATTGTGAGTTTCTTGAAATTCCAATGGGTGAGGAAATGAAGAACAGGCCAGGAAAACAACAGTTGAAATAGCAATTGCATCATTAGTATTCATCAGTAACCCTCATCAAACCACCACTTCTAtcttttgtgggtttttttgtggTGTCATGCGACTTAAAACATCTGACTTGTTTCTTAATGGTGATGTCTGTGCATGTTATTCCCCCTACAGGTGTATCTCTTTGCTGAGGCCCTGGCAGAAGGCGCTGTTAAAATGGGCATGCCGAGCGCCCTGGCTCACAGCATTGCATCGCAGACCGTTCTGGTTAGTTTAGCAGTTCGTGTTTTCTCGCTTTATCGAAGTAACATCCTGTTTTGATGTCACAATCATACTTAATTACATTGAACGTTTTTAGTATAAAGCTACAACATGCGAACTCGCCCTCATTGATTTCgttttcttctccttcccttCTAATTCAGGGTGCTGGACGATTGTTACGGGACTCAGGGAAGCATCCGTCTCAGCTTCGCTCGGAGGTGTGCACCCCTGGAGGGACCACCATCTACGGGCTTCATACCCTGGAGCAGGGCGGCGTGAGGGCAGCGACCATGAGTGCTGTGGAATCTGCCACTGAGAGAGCCAGGGAGCTTGGCCAGAAGTCGGCAGGAGTGGGATGCAAAAAATGATGGACGCTAACCACTCATTCCCTCTTAAACTCTATCAGAACCTAACAGCAGATTACTCTTCGGCCCATCCTCAAGGAacatgcagacaaacaggaCATTCCATGGCTCATGCCTTCAATGgggctttgcttttttttttttttttttgcctcctcccttaaaaaaaagaaaagaaaaagtgcagTTCATACTTCTGATATTCTATTTTGTGACAAGCGGGATTTGTTGTGCAAAAAGTATACATCGATGAACTAAGCTAACAACACTCCCTGTCAATACCAGTACCAATACACTGTTCATAGCTCAATTTTAACATTGAAACCGATGACAGAAATGTTAAATCATCATCAGAATACTTGGATCAGTGAtctaaaaaatgtcttaaagaGTATGTGGTGTTCCACAGAATGGAGCTTCTAATGTGCCGATCCCAAGTGTATTAAACTATAATACTGTTATATAGTGTCATTATATATTTGGCCAAATAAAGCGCAAGATTACAATTTGCAGAGATTGAAGAGTGGCTGTGAGTTACACAGCTGCAGCTAGTTGATCGTTTCTTTTCCAGATAGAGCAGATGGTTTTTTAGTCATTAGCCTTGTGTCACAGAACATTTAGGAAAATATTCATGATTGGCATAAATCAAAATATGtagaatgttgtttttttgtttttttcataaactgtGATGTGATTCCCTTTGTGCATTGCCTGATTTTCTTGGAGTTTGCATGTATTTCTTGAGGTCAGCTGTATTCAATCCAGCCAATGACTTGAAATTTTGATCCACTCACCTTTGGAAACACAGATTCCCAGTGAACTGGATGGTGTAAAGTAGTGTGAAATAGAATATGAAATAGAGTCATTGTGCCAACAGATGAAAGTGGAGGTTATAAACccatttaaattcatttcacCACCTCAATTTTAAGCCTACTTCTGATGATGCATTTGAACGTTAATGATATGAATCTTACCCGAGTAATATAAAACGTTTGTAAATAATAtggaaattagaaaaagaacattttaaatcttattaattttaatatttgtggTTTTCATTGCTTAATAAGGCGATGGAAACCACAAATCAGCTATAATTAACTCCACCTTTTTCATCACGTATTATAAAAATGCTCGGATACAATACAAGTGCTGGAGGTTAACGATCAAGATCaatcccccctcccccattccTCAAGTTCAAACAATCATCtgctccttcctttctttcctccctccttcccgtAACCACTCGCTGCTGGAGACACACGCTTTTCTACCGGCCCGGTCTGTCACCGACAAACGGAGCAGTAAGTTACGCCATAACGTTACCTGACAGCCGGGGTTTGGGTCTGCGAAGTCGGGTATGACTGATTCAAAGGCACCTTGGCACATAATTTCAAAAGTGGGGGGAATGACAAGCGGTGAATTTGATGGCTAACGTGTTCTTGCTAGCTAGCTGCGGAGGCTAGGCGGCTAGCTAGCTCATGTTAGCCGGAGCTGGAGCCCCGGCTACCGCACCGGGTTCACTTGACCGGTCGTGTTTCGTTGACAGGACTGACTGTGTTACATGAGAAATGGGGGACGAGTAAGAAACCCACTTCGAGATGATTTAAAACTACTAATGTGAATGATAGCAGGACTCACTCAGTCTTCggtgatgatgataaaaacGCCAGTGGGGCCATTGCCCTCACTAATGAGCATCTTGCCCTACTAGCCATGTTTCTTCTCCCTGTGTTATTTGTGACCACCACGCAGGGCATTGCTTCAGTTTCAAGCGTAAATCAGCCCATTCACAGGATTTTGAATAAGTTTTGATCTGGGTAGTAGGGTAAGGGTGGCCCATGTGTACGCGCtggccctgctgaagtgtccttgagcaaatcACTGAATGATTTCCTTCCTTTTCAGCAGGGCCACACTCTACCTGACCCTGAACTTTgatctcccttttttttttttttttttttttataaagtggGAAGCGGAAACAGAAAGGCCTCACGGTGTGCAGTGACACATCATGTTGCTGTTATAGCAAATGATTTGTGATTGCATCAGTCAGCTCCACTGATCTGTCAGAGCCAGGGATCATTTCTAACCTTACCCCTCCTGAACCTCAGCAGCTTCGGGTTAAAATGCAAGCCTGTGTACAAAAGCTTTGGCTGTATGCCCTGCTGTGGGCTTGGGCTACATCCGGTATGACAGGGCTACTTCATCATTATCAAGCCAACATTATTTTTTGATGATGGAGCAGAAAATAAACAGctcagtggcctgcactttcccTTGCTCCACCCTCTTCCttattcctcctctcatctctctcaaGTGGTAGTAGAGGATTTGTGGTGAAAAGAGGAAGAATTAACAAATTTTGGGCTGTAGCTAAGTTGTTGCTGGATGGCTTCGCTTATTATTGGAGCCTTGGGTGTTGGTGAATATGTTTTTCCATATTGACCATCATCGAGGACCACAGGAGTAGCCATGCAAGTTAAATGAAAGCTGGGTTCCAGGTTAACCTTTTAGACAAATATAAATGTGGATATGAGTGATATTAATTGAATATATTATTGAGCAGTCTTTAACACACAGTTTCTTTCCCTTCATCTTGCTCTCAGAGTTGGACAAGTGAGTATTCTTCATGACATTGTAACTTGTTGTAAGTTTCATGTTGCTCATTCTTTTTGTTTACACATTGTTGTATTGTAGTTGAATTTCCAGTGTAGATTTAATTTACTTTACAAGATGGTGATTTGTGTCATTTCTCTCTCAATGGCTTGCGGCTAAATGGATGAAAAGATCGCGTTGAGCATTTGACTTTGATACTCGTTTGATCTCAACACTTTGACCAAGGAAGGTGAGTCAGGAGCTTGTAAAATGTTCTGTAATGAGCAGCAGGAAATGACTTCGGGAAAGTGGGTTAAATCCATCCTGGCCAAATTCATTTCAGTACTGCAAGCTCAAAAGCACTAATATCCACATTGTGAAACGTGTAGGGCAGGGCTGGGAAACGGAGTGCCAAGAATATGCAGATTtttattccaaccaaaaactataGCAGAAGCGATCATACAGTTGTCAGTTATGATAAGGCTTCCTCATCAATATCAGATGTTCATTTTTGATGATTGAGTTGGAAAATAAACTCGAATGGGTTAAATAGCTTTCAATTTTActcgctcttcctcctctccactttGTTCCTCCCTTCTGCAAGTTACCCTACTTCCCGGTCTGGTTGGGATGGTTAGAGGAATGGGAGGAATGAAAGAGTGGAAAGTAAGTTTCAAGCATAACCCATGTAGTTTCCTTTTTAACCACACCTTTTACTGCATAGGAGGAACTACTctggtgtagtttttggtttTAAGACATA contains the following coding sequences:
- the pycr3 gene encoding pyrroline-5-carboxylate reductase 3 isoform X2; its protein translation is MSQIKTDPEMESQLKIGFIGAGNMAYGIAKGILSGDVLPANMKVSAPSSRNLGRFQELGIAVTHSNPELVCSSDVVFVAVKPHLVPLVLNEVSQHITQRHIIVSVAAGVTLATLEDLLPFNSAVLRLMPNLPCLVQEGALLFSRGSHAKPEDGALLRSLLHRCGLVEEGPEAWIDIHTGLSGSGVAFVYLFAEALAEGAVKMGMPSALAHSIASQTVLGAGRLLRDSGKHPSQLRSEVCTPGGTTIYGLHTLEQGGVRAATMSAVESATERARELGQKSAGVGCKK
- the pycr3 gene encoding pyrroline-5-carboxylate reductase 3 isoform X3 — protein: MESQLKIGFIGAGNMAYGIAKGILSGDVLPANMKVSAPSSRNLGRFQELGIAVTHSNPELVCSSDVVFVAVKPHLVPLVLNEVSQHITQRHIIVSVAAGVTLATLEDLLPFNSAVLRLMPNLPCLVQEGALLFSRGSHAKPEDGALLRSLLHRCGLVEEGPEAWIDIHTGLSGSGVAFVYLFAEALAEGAVKMGMPSALAHSIASQTVLGAGRLLRDSGKHPSQLRSEVCTPGGTTIYGLHTLEQGGVRAATMSAVESATERARELGQKSAGVGCKK
- the pycr3 gene encoding pyrroline-5-carboxylate reductase 3 isoform X1, yielding MDETNIKKQNWDVRETELFLEILKELDMKKCLDGRKVRNNKVFKVAHRRMTAAGYHRSVDQLKIRWKVLKSAYYKCKRQPESNTPIKIQGWWRYEKTMIAIMESRRPLVGTVLHSDRNDEVTEDSDGEASILHWPQPCPDNASLNLDLIIKTDPEMESQLKIGFIGAGNMAYGIAKGILSGDVLPANMKVSAPSSRNLGRFQELGIAVTHSNPELVCSSDVVFVAVKPHLVPLVLNEVSQHITQRHIIVSVAAGVTLATLEDLLPFNSAVLRLMPNLPCLVQEGALLFSRGSHAKPEDGALLRSLLHRCGLVEEGPEAWIDIHTGLSGSGVAFVYLFAEALAEGAVKMGMPSALAHSIASQTVLGAGRLLRDSGKHPSQLRSEVCTPGGTTIYGLHTLEQGGVRAATMSAVESATERARELGQKSAGVGCKK